The following proteins are encoded in a genomic region of Galbibacter sp. BG1:
- a CDS encoding TPM domain-containing protein produces MKNAKVAAFLSSEEEKEIIEAIRKAEKKTSGEIRVHIEASSKKDPVVRANEVFHLLKMDNTKEENGVLIYVATEDKTFAIYGDKGIDKAVPENFWDSTKDIIQEHFRKKEFKEGLVYGILEAGKELQDHFPWQHDDVNELPDEISKS; encoded by the coding sequence ATGAAGAATGCCAAGGTAGCCGCTTTTTTATCTTCCGAAGAAGAAAAAGAAATAATAGAGGCGATCCGTAAAGCGGAGAAAAAAACTTCTGGTGAAATAAGGGTGCACATCGAAGCCTCCAGTAAAAAAGACCCTGTAGTTCGCGCAAATGAAGTTTTTCATTTGTTAAAAATGGACAATACCAAAGAAGAAAATGGCGTACTTATTTATGTCGCTACCGAAGATAAAACTTTTGCCATTTATGGCGATAAAGGTATTGATAAGGCAGTGCCCGAAAACTTTTGGGACAGCACTAAAGACATCATCCAAGAACATTTTAGGAAAAAAGAATTTAAAGAAGGATTGGTCTATGGAATTTTAGAAGCTGGTAAAGAACTACAAGATCATTTTCCTTGGCAGCACGACGATGTAAACGAACTTCCAGACGAAATTTCTAAAAGCTAA